The Alteromonas stellipolaris genome includes a region encoding these proteins:
- a CDS encoding protein adenylyltransferase SelO has protein sequence MIDDQESKTEQLIHTISDLAKYVDYSFLNSLVADPQAQDDGNEHNPRQVFSGHYVPVTPTPIGNPTYVAHSHTLFEELGFDNSLAHTPEFMRLFSGDMSSLPSEIKPYGWATGYALSIYGTEYIQQCPFSTGNGYGDGRALSVLETVTNGRRFEMQLKGAGRTPYCRGADGRAVLRSSVREFLVQEHMHALGIPTSRSLSLFMSQSETVDRPWYLEGSNSQDPEVMVPNLVAISTRVAPSFIRVGQLELFGRRARSIEHPTALKELQVLTAHLIEREYKNDIDTTQPFESQLAVLAAAFQDRLTSLVAHWIRVGYCQGNFNSDNCAAGGYTLDYGPFGFCELFDPAYQPWTGGGRHFSFLNQPVAAEKNFAMFCRAIEPLLADAPEELEALRDVNSNFATVMQEKMDNMWAAKLGLAVYDNDLLLQLLHLMMRTGVDYNHFFRELSNLPTTVDALKTSFYAPLKEDMISQWNGWLQDWRAQLEKSGDINEVATKMKLTNPKFTWREWLVVPAYKEAEVGTFNRIHALQEVLTKPYEEQSAQTESDYYRLRPREYFGAGGISHYSCSS, from the coding sequence ATGATAGATGATCAAGAAAGTAAAACTGAACAGCTAATTCACACTATTAGCGACCTTGCAAAATACGTTGATTATTCATTTCTTAACAGCCTAGTGGCAGACCCACAAGCACAAGATGATGGCAATGAGCATAACCCAAGGCAGGTATTCTCTGGGCATTATGTACCGGTAACACCAACCCCCATAGGAAACCCCACGTATGTTGCTCATAGCCACACTTTATTTGAAGAATTAGGGTTTGATAATAGCCTTGCCCACACCCCTGAATTTATGCGCTTGTTTTCGGGCGACATGTCTTCCCTCCCTTCTGAAATAAAGCCCTATGGATGGGCTACTGGCTATGCACTGTCTATTTATGGCACTGAATATATTCAGCAGTGTCCATTTTCAACGGGAAATGGCTATGGAGATGGTCGAGCCCTTTCTGTGCTGGAAACAGTTACCAATGGAAGGCGCTTTGAAATGCAGTTGAAAGGCGCAGGAAGAACACCATACTGCCGAGGTGCAGACGGCAGAGCGGTATTGCGCTCCAGCGTGCGAGAGTTCTTAGTACAAGAACATATGCACGCACTGGGTATTCCTACTTCTCGTTCTCTTAGTTTATTTATGTCTCAGTCGGAAACTGTCGACAGGCCTTGGTATTTAGAAGGCTCAAACTCCCAAGACCCAGAAGTTATGGTGCCAAACCTTGTGGCCATTTCAACCCGCGTCGCCCCTTCATTTATTCGCGTGGGTCAGCTAGAGCTTTTTGGAAGACGGGCAAGAAGCATCGAACATCCAACGGCTTTAAAAGAGCTGCAGGTTTTGACAGCGCACTTGATTGAACGCGAATATAAAAACGACATCGATACAACACAACCCTTTGAAAGCCAGCTTGCTGTCCTTGCCGCTGCGTTTCAAGACAGGCTTACGTCGCTTGTCGCCCATTGGATTCGAGTAGGTTACTGCCAAGGAAATTTCAATAGCGACAACTGCGCGGCGGGAGGATATACATTAGATTATGGGCCGTTCGGATTCTGTGAGTTATTCGACCCTGCTTACCAACCATGGACTGGCGGAGGTCGTCACTTCTCGTTTCTTAACCAACCTGTAGCAGCAGAAAAGAACTTTGCTATGTTTTGTCGCGCCATTGAGCCATTGCTTGCCGATGCACCAGAGGAACTAGAAGCATTGCGCGATGTGAACAGCAACTTTGCCACGGTCATGCAAGAAAAAATGGATAACATGTGGGCCGCAAAACTCGGGCTTGCGGTTTACGACAATGACCTTTTGCTGCAACTGTTGCACTTAATGATGCGTACCGGTGTGGACTATAACCATTTTTTCAGAGAGTTATCTAACCTTCCTACGACTGTTGATGCGCTGAAAACGAGTTTTTATGCTCCGTTAAAAGAAGACATGATTTCCCAGTGGAATGGGTGGCTGCAAGATTGGCGAGCTCAACTTGAAAAGTCGGGGGATATTAACGAAGTCGCGACAAAAATGAAGCTTACCAACCCGAAATTTACCTGGCGTGAATGGTTAGTTGTGCCGGCATATAAAGAGGCGGAAGTGGGTACTTTCAATCGTATTCACGCACTACAAGAAGTGCTTACCAAGCCTTACGAAGAACAATCAGCGCAAACAGAAAGTGATTATTACCGTTTGCGCCCTCGAGAATATTTTGGTGCTG